One genomic segment of Ferrimonas sp. YFM includes these proteins:
- the rsmG gene encoding 16S rRNA (guanine(527)-N(7))-methyltransferase RsmG, protein MLATRLAELVAQTDLQLSDKQMGQLVQLVELLNKWNKAYNLTSVRDPQEMLVRHIMDSVVVGPHLQGERFIDVGTGPGLPGLPLAICNPDKSFVLLDSLGKRIRFIRTVVHTLGLENVTPVQSRVEEYQPEQGFDGVLSRAFASLSDMLEWCHHLPAPQGRFYALKGQLDAEELAAIPPGFEILGQQALQVPELDAQRHLVFVRNHS, encoded by the coding sequence GTGTTAGCCACAAGGCTGGCTGAACTGGTGGCGCAAACCGATCTGCAGCTCAGCGATAAGCAGATGGGTCAGCTTGTGCAACTGGTCGAGCTGCTGAACAAATGGAACAAAGCCTATAACCTCACCTCGGTCCGTGACCCCCAGGAGATGCTGGTGCGTCACATCATGGACAGCGTGGTGGTAGGCCCCCATCTTCAGGGTGAGCGTTTCATCGATGTAGGTACTGGTCCCGGATTACCTGGTTTGCCTCTGGCGATCTGCAATCCGGACAAATCCTTTGTCCTCCTGGACAGCCTGGGCAAGCGCATCCGTTTCATTCGGACCGTGGTGCACACTCTGGGGCTGGAGAACGTCACTCCGGTGCAGAGCCGGGTGGAGGAGTATCAGCCGGAACAGGGGTTTGACGGGGTGCTCAGTCGTGCCTTCGCTTCCCTGTCCGACATGCTGGAGTGGTGCCATCACCTGCCCGCTCCACAAGGACGGTTCTACGCACTGAAAGGGCAGCTGGACGCCGAAGAGCTGGCTGCCATCCCGCCAGGGTTTGAGATTCTGGGGCAGCAGGCACTGCAGGTGCCTGAACTGGACGCCCAGCGTCACCTGGTATTTGTCAGAAACCATTCGTAG
- the mnmG gene encoding tRNA uridine-5-carboxymethylaminomethyl(34) synthesis enzyme MnmG, which yields MQSQDQYDVIVVGGGHAGTEAALASARMGVRTLLLTHNLDTLGQMSCNPAIGGIGKGHLVKEIDALGGAMARATDRAGIQFRTLNASKGPAVRATRAQTDRALYRQAIQNILFAQPNLTVFQQAVDDLVVEQDRVVGVITQAGVRFDARTVVLTVGTFLGGQIHIGLDHYQGGRAGDPPSNALARRLRELPFRVDRLKTGTPARLDSRTLNFDVMQEQPGDTPIPTVSFIGKAEEHPRQISCFITHTNEQTHEIIRSNLDRSPMYAGVIEGVGPRYCPSIEDKVMRFADKNSHQIFVEPEGLNNIEIYPNGISTSLPFDVQLKLIRSIHGFEKAEILRPGYAIEYDFFDPRDLKSSLETRFIQGLFFAGQINGTTGYEEAGAQGLLAGTNAALMVQERDAWSPKRDQAYLGVLVDDLSTLGTKEPYRMFTSRAEYRLLLREDNADLRLTPEGRELGLVDDERWAAFNHKVEAIELEKQRLRATYVQKTGIQAEELNPQLKTPLSREANLEELIRRPELTYGQLMQVTDLGPGLEDPKAAEQVEIQIKYAGYIERQKDEIAKAQRNEQTLLPADMDFSQVSGLSNEVVAKLKEHKPETLGAASRISGITPAAISLLLVYLKKHGLLRKTA from the coding sequence ATGCAGTCTCAGGATCAATATGACGTCATTGTTGTAGGTGGTGGTCACGCCGGCACCGAGGCCGCACTGGCCAGTGCCCGTATGGGAGTCAGAACTCTGCTCCTCACCCACAATCTGGATACCCTGGGTCAGATGTCCTGCAACCCCGCCATTGGTGGCATCGGTAAAGGCCACCTGGTGAAAGAGATCGATGCCCTGGGTGGCGCCATGGCTCGCGCCACCGATCGCGCCGGGATCCAGTTTCGTACCCTGAATGCCTCAAAGGGCCCTGCGGTGCGGGCGACCCGAGCCCAGACGGATCGCGCCCTGTACCGTCAGGCGATTCAAAACATCCTGTTTGCTCAGCCCAATCTCACCGTCTTCCAGCAAGCGGTAGACGATCTGGTGGTAGAACAGGATCGTGTGGTTGGGGTGATCACCCAGGCAGGTGTGCGCTTCGATGCCCGGACCGTGGTGCTGACCGTGGGCACCTTCCTGGGAGGCCAGATCCACATCGGCCTGGACCATTATCAGGGTGGTCGTGCCGGCGATCCACCATCAAACGCACTGGCTCGTCGCTTGCGGGAGTTGCCTTTCCGGGTCGATCGCCTGAAGACCGGCACCCCCGCCCGTCTGGACAGCCGCACCCTGAACTTCGATGTGATGCAGGAGCAGCCCGGAGACACCCCGATTCCGACCGTGTCCTTCATCGGCAAGGCAGAGGAGCATCCTCGTCAGATCTCCTGTTTCATCACCCACACCAATGAGCAGACCCATGAGATCATCCGATCCAACCTGGATCGCAGTCCCATGTATGCCGGGGTGATTGAAGGGGTGGGGCCTCGCTACTGCCCCTCCATCGAAGACAAGGTGATGCGTTTTGCGGACAAGAACAGCCATCAGATCTTTGTCGAACCTGAAGGCCTGAATAACATAGAGATCTACCCCAATGGCATCTCAACTTCCCTGCCCTTCGATGTTCAGCTGAAACTGATCCGCTCCATCCATGGCTTCGAGAAGGCGGAGATCCTGCGTCCCGGCTACGCCATCGAGTACGACTTCTTCGATCCCAGAGATCTGAAGTCCAGCCTGGAAACCCGTTTCATCCAGGGTCTGTTCTTTGCCGGACAGATCAACGGCACCACGGGTTACGAAGAGGCCGGCGCCCAGGGACTGCTGGCAGGCACCAACGCCGCCCTGATGGTGCAGGAACGCGATGCCTGGTCGCCTAAACGTGATCAGGCCTATCTGGGGGTTCTGGTGGATGACCTGTCCACCCTGGGCACCAAGGAGCCCTACCGGATGTTCACCTCCCGCGCCGAATACCGCCTGCTGCTGCGTGAAGACAACGCGGATCTGCGCCTGACCCCAGAGGGCCGTGAACTGGGTCTGGTGGACGACGAACGCTGGGCCGCATTCAACCACAAGGTGGAGGCCATCGAGCTGGAGAAGCAGCGTCTGCGCGCCACCTATGTGCAGAAAACCGGTATTCAGGCGGAGGAGCTCAACCCTCAGTTGAAGACCCCTCTGTCCCGGGAAGCCAACCTGGAAGAGCTGATCCGTCGTCCTGAACTGACCTATGGTCAGCTGATGCAGGTAACGGATCTCGGCCCTGGCCTGGAGGATCCCAAGGCGGCAGAGCAGGTGGAGATTCAGATCAAGTACGCCGGATACATCGAGCGTCAGAAGGATGAGATTGCCAAGGCTCAGCGCAATGAGCAGACCCTGTTGCCGGCCGACATGGATTTCAGTCAGGTGTCCGGCCTCTCTAACGAAGTGGTCGCCAAACTCAAGGAGCACAAGCCCGAGACCCTGGGGGCCGCTTCCCGCATCTCCGGCATCACGCCGGCGGCCATCTCACTGCTGCTGGTTTATCTCAAAAAACACGGTCTGCTGCGAAAAACCGCATAA